TCCTACATAACTAAATCTTAACATTATGTATTCAATCACACACTAACTGACCTGTGATTAAAGACActcaaatgaataattaacGTGTCTGAATATTTAGTAATGACcgttttgatataaatttatacagattctttttatattgataagtGCTATTATGCTCATAAcacatttataattgtttaaaatctaACATTTTCaagaaatcaaaataattaccGGTTTTACCCGAATATGTATTTAGCATTATTTCTTGTGGGATACAAATAGAGTACATTCATATTACGGAAATGTTAGAGAGACTGGGACTGCAAGTATCAAATAACGACTCAGCATAGAAACCGTACAAACTTAGATAAGGAAACACCGTACACGGGCGCTTTTCGCTCAAAAATATGGCATCTCAACAATCGGTACACCATACATGGTTTACATACACTGACTTTATAAAGATcgcattattaataatttgttggaAAAAGACTTAgatgttaatttattcttgatttgtttttaattgaagAAGTGATAACTACTCGTATATGTTACGCTCCTATAATGGTTGTTTTTTGGAAATTCCATCTCATAGCATAACCTTTTAAAGCAATTTGTTTAGGATTCCTCCACTTAGTTTTGGAATACGCTGCCCGACTCCATACGATTGTCTACCTCAATAACCtcttttaaaattcttctacgtaaacatttcttaacaatATCCTATCCTGCACAATCGCACAATCTTTTGTATTGCAATTCACGAATCCGTGagattagctttttagtttatttttttgtattattttacattaagtttggtaattctaaattaattcaatgtacttgtaattttgtttttgttgtttacccttactatttattttttagttttttatcttACTAGAATTGCCTGGAAGTGATCGCTTTTTAGCGATAAAACCGCCGGTTACAtctcttataatttttatattatttgttatttatttattaacactttattgcagaaatataatacaattgacataattgaaTGGAAATGCAGCTGGCGGCCTTAGCGGCCTGgcggcaaccactgtgagaaaaaaatgtaGATAAGAtaagcaagaagtgcaaaaaaacaaagcaattaaaacttatGTAAACAGTAATCaggacaatattaaaaaaggaacaaaaaaggatacatgaaaaaGATAAGGTAttcatgaatcacgataattttatattttcacatCCGTTGGTATACAACTTTCATAAACTTAGGGATATGATGTGGGCAGGTAATTGTACACTAAAGATTTAACGGAAGATAGATAAAGGGCTAatcgaatagggacgggaaatGAATTTCATAGTCTCTCTGCAAAGACCTCAAAAGATTCGCCAAGTGAGGAaaagttatgagatgggatctTAAAGATATAGTTTTCAGAAAAAAGTAAGCTAATAGCTATGGGCTcccaagaattaaaaataatttttgagataggaaggagtttaAGGattgaacaggatggaatataagaGATGGAGAACGTGAGCATCACGTCGCTGACGAATGGGTAATCTGCCTAGCTGCTTACGGAACGCTGATATATGGTCGTACTTTCTAAGACCGAATACATAAATTTTGGAgacgattaaaaaaaatttgtttattatgaaatataagatACAATCGAAAGGAGTGTTCTAGGTCTGAAATTGAATAATAGGGTAAAACTAGAAGAAATAAAGGACATGATAAAGTTTCAAATGCTGTTACTTCtagtaaaatattgaaatggaAATGGACAGGACACATTATGAAAGAAGATAAAGATAAATGTTCTAAGAAAATGATGGAATGGCTTCCTCGCTATAACAAAGAAAACGAGTAAGACAAATAAAGAGATGGGAAGATGATGTGCTAAGAGTAGCTGGTCCTATGTGGATGCGTATAGCTAGAACCAGAGAACAGTGGAAGTCCTTAgaggaggcctatgtccaaCGACAAgttgtttaaagaaaaccaaccggcttgccgattaattattagtactaatttttttttttagtattatttttttaatatttcacgtTCCTTATGAAACtacagcaataaaggcttttattattattattataagatacaagtatcacttattccacgtcattattCGGACACATTTCGATTTAATTTGAATCgttagacatccctactcatcggcaaagaagacagtgTAGCCCGAGAGAAAacgccggcgtaaaaaactccggcactcttttaaaatagcaaatcatcataaaaatgacaacacttatttaaaaacaaatatcgcaaattaattagaagcaGCCTGTCCAGCACTAGTTCTAGACCCTTTTATCAattagataatcgttaactttatagtaagcctttttacatagctttctttaatacatttcataaatttattaagaggCAGGatataaaagagcctctgggattttattacagaaaagTATAACTTTCCCAAAAAAGGAATTACTAAATTTAGATAGTCTAGTACGCGGAAATTGCAGCTTGtgtttgttccgagtattacCATTATGCCCATGTTACATTTTGgtaaacttatcactatttttgtatacatacataatatttttataaatatattgcaagGGAAAggttagtatattaatttcattgaaattatctctcagagattccctacattttaaattatagattgcacGAAAAGCCCTCTTATGCCGgataaaaatagtttcaaaatcaataaataatattcgattacaataatatacaaataaataaatgtaacataGGTGATAATATAATCATTGAATTTTGCAGCCGACAGCTTAAGAAGACAAGACATTTGAAGGttggcagtaaatgtatagTGTATCTTATTTTATACGCAAACCAACAAAAAAGACTGATTAATTACAAAGGTTTTACGCCTTATTCAGCATATGACGACGCCAATAATGTGGTTCGTTCAATTTTATCAGCGTTGTCacaagataataaaatatggaattaattaaatacatttcatcATGTAATACGCCAacgtaatgtaataaattttttttcatattaattcatttaaagtAATGAAAGGACTTTCCTTTTCATATATtcctttaatatattatatattttccaatAGGTCTCcaatttatgatattataatataagtttcaGCACTTCATGCAAGCCCTCTAAACTGTTATTATGTCGTACAGTTCTACATTTTTGTCTCTTTAATACGTACTgcgtttgtttgttattttatactaatactTAGTTAGTAAGCCGGGGTTTGCTAGCATAACATCTTAGGCAATCCTCTGTATTGAGGATACAATTATCGTAATTAACGTCATTGTCTATTAACTAGTCAAAAGTAGGCAAATGATAAATGGTATAGATATAGTAATTTATCGTGTAGGAATCTGTTATTACGTAGGTTGCAATTGTAATTCCGTATTACGTACAAAATCCGTTGATCTTTGGCGACGTGAGAATATTAAAAGAACaaaattgaatgaaatttCATTCATATTCGACAAATGTGTTTGAATAACAAAGTTATTTTCCAGGAATATCAAAATTCTCAGTCACGTTCTATTTAGCAATTAATTCCATAGCCTTCGCTTTCTGGGATAACCTGAATGTGAATTTGGTATCAAATGTTTGGATTTCTCATTTGTAAACTCGTGTATATCGTGTttggaatttttaatttgtccgGATTACAGTGTTTCATCTGCTAATTTAGTTCAATTAAAGATGTTATGAATGAAAATTCGGAAATTAGTTACATAGACGTAACATAAGTTCATTTGTAGCTTTTAGCCGTGCCGTAGTATGTACATAATTAGTCTTTAAACCACCGGACTCCTACTTGGCCTCTAACTGTTCTAAACTGCATCACTAATTCTCCACGAATTAGTTAtcgcttttttaatattataagcaCAACTTTAATTACAGATTAAAAGCTGTGCCCCAGTTACAACGTTAGAATAgaactaattttattcataaaacgcTTTTAACAGCCTTTTTCTgtaatatataagttataagtttgactaattaattaagtaattaacgaTTTATGTTGGCATCTGACACTTaaagctggtgctttccttaCTCAAAGAATAGGTATGCATGCGCAATgaatatataagttataagtttgactaattaatttagtaattaaCGATTTATGTTGGCATCTGACACTcggagctggtgctttccttaCTTAAAGAATAGGTATGCATGCGCAATGCATTGAAGGTGCACtgccaaacattttaaatttgttttaattgtctatttataagtttttaattataaatattattacttaggttaaaaatattgtacatactgtttattgcaaataaacgatttaaaaaaaaacttttgctTATACTCAGTTAAGTATGAGTTTAGAAGTTACGAGTACTCGTATAATAACTTCTAAAGTTATACTAAGTCCTTAACGTAAATAACTTTATGTCGCAAGAGTAGTGAGCATCTAATCGTTAGGCAGTAAAATAACTTGTTAGAATTGGAGTTGGAAGATATGGATTAAAtggcaatttaattttaacaaaacatcttaaagcgcaaacaataaaaatatttctttgataCATTTACATATGAGGAAGTAGGCCTATTATGTGCAGTGCACACTTAACACAagatacacatatatatgtacGCAATTGTGGTTTGTGAAATtcctacttttgttttatttccggGAATTTATTGCATAccatatttgtttaaactaacgtagaaatctatatataaatagtaataagccacgaacaaataaatacaatagaataataactttacatttgttcttattaaaaacaatttaaagaaataatgaagtagtgatgtcaaaaaaatactaatacctaatacttttaatttatatcacCGTCTTCAAAGctgaaaaatgtaaaataaaataataatagtttcatTAATCAAtcaacttaaaattgtatttactaatatgtaatgatattttctttaaaaaatattaattaaaacaatataagttACTATAACTATTAAGCTCATCAAGTccattaaaataagaaaataatgattataggTAAATCACGtaccttaatttttatttttaaattaaattaaattgtaatttctatGTTggtagaattaaataaaaagcaatataCACAATCACTCCTACACAATAAACACTCGCTCactaaagttaaaatattaactactAAGTCTACGATCGTAGCGAAGTTCGATACGAAAGCTCCGTCGCAGCAAACGCCCGTCATGAATAGGAGTCACTTTCATACTGAAATATAAACGGTGAAGGGTCAAAGTATAGATGCCTGTAGGTATGTGATAAGATATATACTTAAACGTTGCTcacgtttaatttattatgtttatctCGACAAAGCTTCCATAAACTCCTCTAAGTTATTCAACACATTACTACACATTCGATTAATCGATGTTATTGTGTAATCATTGCTTTATTGACTTATGCCTCAGCAATTTCCATACGTCTAAGCCTTTGTGaaagtaaatgtaaacttGTTTTTACCACTGAAACGTTTTGactaattttctaattatgaTCTGTAATAGTGGCGCAAAAACGCgcttatctaaaaatataaatgttattttctatGGTATAACTGAAAATACTGTAagcgtaaaaatatttataaaaatgtggtATTATAAGCgggtattatatttaattatttccgaTGGATAATATTCACTCTAATGGTGAAAGATATTTTGGAAACAGTCCAGTAGCTTATGACTGCATTCGTTGCAAACCTGctaaaatacaaatctttgattgttataatattaatactaatactacatataatatatataatatatacatatcagGTAGTCATTTTTAGAATAGAAGTCCCGCCGTGATTTTTGGAACTAAATTTTACAGGTCGATGTTATCAATTTCGTTTGTTGTTGTAGATAAACTAGCTTAGTGCATTTTAAAGATTGTTTACAATGgcaaaatttgtaaaaagatCGGCTCGAGAATCAATATGTGGGTGTTCGATAAATAGAGATAATTCGATACATTCTTTTTGGAAAGAAAAAAAGGTATAGCCCagaaatgataatataataataataataaaaaagtttgctTCGTGCATTTCATTGCGTCGTGTCGGAGTCTGTTCCTAAAAACGGATAAAAATGAAGTTGATAAAATATCTCcgcttaaattttttttagtacagAGTTGGTAGGCTAAGAGCTTAGAGCCTACTTGAGATCTACATAGGGGTTCATGTTTCTCCATTTTCAATAGTTACGCGTTGAGGTGAAGCAAAAAAGAACATCCATGTTTTTCTTTGCTCAATGTTGTGAAAAAAGTGTCAGTACGCTGGATGCGAACAATGCATTTTAACGCGCAGAATCAATCTAGACTATAAATTTCATAGAGTTTTTTTTCTGATAAAGCCACCGAATGGTAATGATTGAATATCTTAATCATGGAGTCACTAATAGGGGGATTTTCTACGCAGGACCTTAACAAAGTTGTATTAGCAAATATTCAAGGATCGGCGAGGCTAAAGTTGTTTTGATTCACCAACATAGTTCCAGTACCCCAAATTCCAGAGTTCGGACGGCTGCCATACAAAAGCTGGCTTTCTAATTGATGGAATATCTTCCAAACTCACTGGACCTAACTGATAGTGATTTCTACCCTTTTCTACGGTTGAAGTAACATCTCAGAGACCATAAATTTTAAGATACGCAGTAGTCATCGcggtacatttttaaatgatgAGGAAGAGTACAGCTTTAGAAAAAAGATGTACAAAGTGTATGAATGAAAAAAACGTGTAAACACCTGAGTGGTGACTaagttgaaaaataaataatatttaataaaagataactGTAGAATACTCATTATCACCTTTTATTGAACAGCCCTAGTATATTTGAGAACATCGTAAAAGTTCTACTTGACACAACTGACACGTAATTATCGTTACGAGGCAAtgatatctataataaatttcttctATTTAAGAAGACGGCTTCAATTAATAGTGACAAATAATGACGGACCATTTATTGATTGTTAGTATAAGCcaaatagatttatatagTTATGACACTtatgaaaaagtaaaatacaagACTTTTCAATGTCAAAACAAAGTGTCAGAGCACCGAAAATGTACTAGAgagttttttaaacaaaattcatataaaatcacCAAAAATTCTAAGTAAAACTTAAACAATAATGCCGAACTCAAGGCGACGAAAATTTTCCgttcaaaatgaaataaaaaatcgtgAAACGACAAAGTCACAAAATGGCACACAAGTCCGGTAATTAATAGGTTAAGTACGACTGtgtgtatgtagaaaaatcatatttaatttattttgtttttcagtGCATCCGATACTGACGATGGAGCcaataagaataaaaacaagTCGCGGCCTAACACTTCAAAACGCTCCTCAATTCTTGAAATGGTTGTTGAATGCGAAAATACCATTTCGACCACCGCATACAAAAAGGAATTCGCAACTAATGATAAAGATGTCACAGCCAGTTCCAGCAATATCGActtgtttaatattcttaGTGCAGCAGATGGAAACATATCTAACAAATTCCTTGAAAGTAAAGAACATGACGTAGATATGAAGCATACAAGAGAGAAGTTTCAATCGCGTCGTGACAAACATCCACGGCAGCATAGAATCAAAGTTAGGAGCCCAAAACGCAAACCACTTGTAATTGATAAAGTCGAAGGTAATAAACGATCTATAGGTAGTTCTATTGACTGGAATGAAGAAGAAACAGCAGAAGTAGAAGTAGCTCAAGCAGTACTTAAAGTAGAAGCCGACGTGATTGAGAACGTGGAAGAACAAGAGAGGCCTAGTAATTATTCAATGGATGATATGTGTAGAATATGCCACGGTGGAGAATCATTGACTTCAGAGTTAGGAAGCCTGATATCTGCATGTTCCTGCAGAGGGACAGTTGGAAGAGTTCACGTCAAATGCCTCGAGCGCTGGTTGACGGAATCTGGCAAGTCAAGATGTGAACTCTGTGGAACAAGATATTCAACACGACGTGTCCATAGATATGGAATAATGAAAGCTCTTGTGATGTGGATATTGAGTCAAAACGCTAAACAGGtaggtatttttattcaaagtcaATAGAGTATTTGCGGCAGGTTTAGAATACTATGAATGATAAATACCGATATTTGGTCATAATtagttcatatttttttctcttcattcttatttatatactttatttaatctactaaatagatattaaaatgcCCTTACACACTGTGTAAAATGGTtcatttgaataaaacaatataaacattatgatGGACGGTTACGACGTACTTCCAAACCgagttattaaaatctttttttttacttaaagtgGGTATTTGAATGTATAAAGAACTTTAGaatgaaatgtattttcatgtacatgagaaacttaatatatactttcTACGAGTATACACACATCGCCATCAGCCGTCCTAATCTTTGTCTACTAGGCTCATTctgatatgtatataaaaacgtGCTAATGTTACGAATTTTATACGGTTATTgcttaaataattgcacaccctcatacttaatagactACTTCAAATAAatcgtattttaaaaagaaattatagaaaaacatttacaagTACAATAACAAAACACAGTTGTATATGCTACACAGACAGTTTTGATTGCCGTTTTATACAATTTGCCATATTTTTAGAAAGATTTGAGTGATTGAGCCAGCCtagtttgattttatttcttgGGATTATAGGCAGATTCCCTGACTTTTCAAACGTATTTTCAAAAAACTATTgggtgtattttaataaaaaatatttttctaaacgTATTTTTTAGGTGTAGTTTTGAAAAATTGTTGAAAACTGTATATCCAAGTGGTGTCTTAAAATACTCACTAAACATTATAATgcttaatgaaattttgatCGAACCAAAATCTTATGCCTTAGGTTCCTCACATCATTACCTAATTTTCCCTATGCTTTAtctcaataaaatttacaaaaaaggtaAACACGAAATTAGTTTGACATTATCACAAACCCACTTTTAtatcaatttcaaaataaaatatgatccAACGGGTTTTACAACGGCCCTCTAGTAGACCATTGCCTATTTCTATGGTTTCATTCATAGTGTGGCCTATAATAGCAATCTGGTTCAATCGGTTCCAAATATTAGTAAGATATTCATTTATAGacgtatttagtttttttttcttgcaAACGTAAAAATGATGTTAAGTAGCTATGCAAATAattgaacaataaattttgttaggTATATAGTTAGGTTACCCGAAAGGTCCTCTATTTTTTACACATTCTATTGATTTTTAGTATACAGTACCTACACTATTATAACCTAAGCGTAAACATCTCACACACAACAATATAtccttaacaaataaatacatattatagttTTGACGATCATAAAGTCTTTTGTTTATAGTACAATAGATTGGATAAGCGGTTCACTTAGAAATTTGCTgtgtattaattaatcataaacAAACTTAATCATAACGGAGTCCAActgagttatttataatattataaacttaacgATGAATATAACGTATTATGTCCCTATATTAGGTATTTACCTATGAAATTGGACTTTGTatgaaagttttaaaatataaaatttttggtattattcttatttcagCCCAAATAATCTATATAGTTTCACCATATTGATGGAGTTTGGTTATTAATTTACTGTAGAAGTCTGTCCAGTGGGAGGCGATGAAGTCAGCGAAAACTTTTTGTGCTTAAATGTTTTtcctgttatttttataaaaataaagtatttttgataCTGTTGGGGCAGTCTGGTGAGTTCGGTGGGTAACGAAGAGTCTCCAGCTGTAACTTTTGTAGTTTTGCGATGTTCTGTCGTGAAGTTAAAGCTCGCGCGTTATCGTGGAGAAGTAATGGGGAAGGGCATAAGGCAGAGGTCCATGTGCCATTGGCAATGGACCTCTGCCAGCTCTGCAAGATTGAGTTGGACCCGCTTTCACTATCTATCACCTTTAATTCGTCGAATATGGTTACCGGCCGACCGCGAGGCTCGTACTTCACCtcaaattttctaaatttaaaacgatTGAATCAATAATGGACCGTGTTGTGAAGCAATGTTAGGCCCTTACACGCAGTTAATGTTTTGTGTTGTTTTCGCTACGGAATTTTCACGAACTCCTATTTGAATTGTACGAATTTTCAGTTAATCAATGGCGCCAAATACCACactttaacaaaaacaaaacactatcaaaaaacaaatgactgaatttgaaattaaattaccaGGGCTTTCGGCAATTATTTGAATGTCGAATTTAGCTCGAATCCACAGATTATCAAACATGGTActacaatacatattattttcagttaaTGGTGGATAGTCTGGGTATAATGCTGATGTCACCGCTTGCTGTACTTGCCGCTTGGTTGTCTGGTCGCACGTTAGCTGGCCTAATGACGCAGGAGGCTCACGTCACACCTTGGCCTTTAGCTTCTACGTTTGTGTTAGCTTGCATGACCCTTGTAAGTgccattatatatttaattaattactacctgaaataactaaacaatataaatatctatttaatcaaataaataatattattttgtatagataGAAAATACCGGTTTCAGCGAGATAATGAGCAGCacacagcagtgt
This portion of the Pieris brassicae chromosome 6, ilPieBrab1.1, whole genome shotgun sequence genome encodes:
- the LOC123710935 gene encoding uncharacterized protein LOC123710935 isoform X1, encoding MPNSRRRKFSVQNEIKNRETTKSQNGTQVRASDTDDGANKNKNKSRPNTSKRSSILEMVVECENTISTTAYKKEFATNDKDVTASSSNIDLFNILSAADGNISNKFLESKEHDVDMKHTREKFQSRRDKHPRQHRIKVRSPKRKPLVIDKVEGNKRSIGSSIDWNEEETAEVEVAQAVLKVEADVIENVEEQERPSNYSMDDMCRICHGGESLTSELGSLISACSCRGTVGRVHVKCLERWLTESGKSRCELCGTRYSTRRVHRYGIMKALVMWILSQNAKQLMVDSLGIMLMSPLAVLAAWLSGRTLAGLMTQEAHVTPWPLASTFVLACMTLVCYYCWIVSAATRHALGWWIWYRSQYEVRLQIDPVD
- the LOC123710935 gene encoding uncharacterized protein LOC123710935 isoform X3, translating into MPNSRRRKFSVQNEIKNRETTKSQNGTQVRASDTDDGANKNKNKSRPNTSKRSSILEMVVECENTISTTAYKKEFATNDKDVTASSSNIDLFNILSAADGNISNKFLESKEHDVDMKHTREKFQSRRDKHPRQHRIKVRSPKRKPLVIDKVEGNKRSIGSSIDWNEEETAEVEVAQAVLKVEADVIENVEEQERPSNYSMDDMCRICHGGESLTSELGSLISACSCRGTVGRVHVKCLERWLTESGKSRCELCGTRYSTRRVHRYGIMKALVMWILSQNAKQLMVDSLGIMLMSPLAVLAAWLSGRTLAGLMTQEAHVTPWPLASTFVLACMTLVCYYCWIVSAATRHALGWWIWYRSQYEVRLQIDQVD
- the LOC123710935 gene encoding uncharacterized protein LOC123710935 isoform X2, which produces MPNSRRRKFSVQNEIKNRETTKSQNGTQVRASDTDDGANKNKNKSRPNTSKRSSILEMVVECENTISTTAYKKEFATNDKDVTASSSNIDLFNILSAADGNISNKFLESKEHDVDMKHTREKFQSRRDKHPRQHRIKVRSPKRKPLVIDKVEGNKRSIGSSIDWNEEETAEVEVAQAVLKVEADVIENVEEQERPSNYSMDDMCRICHGGESLTSELGSLISACSCRGTVGRVHVKCLERWLTESGKSRCELCGTRYSTRRVHRYGIMKALVMWILSQNAKQLMVDSLGIMLMSPLAVLAAWLSGRTLAGLMTQEAHVTPWPLASTFVLACMTLVCYYCWIVSAATRHALGWWIWYRSQYEVRLQIDQVD